A window of the Lactuca sativa cultivar Salinas chromosome 5, Lsat_Salinas_v11, whole genome shotgun sequence genome harbors these coding sequences:
- the LOC111902024 gene encoding protein WHAT'S THIS FACTOR 1 homolog, chloroplastic — protein sequence MKIQSGKMVMNIYLQKQKFPTSLMRFPLWNLHLLQRFSLWSMKKDPDLEAALTRNHRWIINNQIKNIILRCPDHVASVNYLQKKFKTLDLQGKAMNWLKKYPCCFEVYFENDEYHCQLTKKMLSLIEEEEFIKDMQESVVVERLAKLLMMICNHRLNVSKLNEFKRNLGLPDDYLIRIIPKHLDMFRIVNYSGRKTSMEIELMKWNPELAVSFVEKTAQENGWNPSFQCSLPLSWVKSWERFNEFNSSPYISPYVKGEFENDKRIIGVIHEFLSLTLWKKASIMKLGHLKRELCLPEKLNVLLLKHPGIFYVSNKYQIYTVVLREGYKGSELIHKDPLVVVKDKFGELMQEGVHEYNRRHHLLNLEKKRKKGMNMIETKVGKKKDSVDAHELSDEDGDLGGIFDPEERKRFYKVLFEDKAP from the coding sequence ATGAAGATACAAAGTGGGAAAATGGTGATGAATATCTATCTGCAGAAACAAAAATTCCCAACTTCTTTGATGCGTTTCCCTTTATGGAATCTTCATCTTCTCCAAAGATTCTCCCTTTGGTCAATGAAAAAAGATCCAGATCTTGAAGCAGCCTTAACAAGAAACCATAGATGGATCATAAACAACCAGATTAAAAACATAATCTTGCGATGTCCAGATCATGTAGCATCAGTTAATTACCTCCAAAAAAAGTTCAAAACTCTTGATCTTCAAGGAAAAGCCATGAATTGGCTTAAGAAATACCCCTGTTGCTTTGAAGTATACTTTGAAAACGATGAATACCATTGTCAACTTACTAAAaagatgctttctttaatagaagaagaagaatttatAAAAGATATGCAAGAATCTGTAGTCGTTGAAAGATTAGCAAAGTTGTTAATGATGATTTGTAATCATAGACTCAATGTCTCAAAGTTAAACGAGTTCAAAAGAAATTTAGGGTTACCAGATGATTATCTAATAAGAATCATACCAAAACATCTTGATATGTTTCGTATAGTCAATTATAGTGGAAGAAAAACATCCATGGAAATCGAACTCATGAAATGGAATCCAGAGTTGGCTGTTTCCTTTGTTGAGAAAACAGCTCAAGAAAATGGTTGGAATCCGTCATTCCAATGTTCATTACCTTTATCTTGGGTGAAATCATGGGAAAGATTTAACGAATTCAATTCCTCTCCTTACATTTCACCTTATGTGAAAGGAGAGTTTGAAAACGACAAGAGAATAATTGGTGTGATTCATGAGTTTTTGTCACTTACATTATGGAAGAAAGCATCGATTATGAAGTTAGGTCATTTGAAGAGGGAGTTGTGTTTACCTGAGAAGTTAAATGTTTTGCTTTTAAAGCATCCGGGAATATTCTATGTTTCAAATAAGTATCAAATTTATACGGTTGTGCTTAGAGAAGGGTATAAAGGGTCAGAACTTATCCACAAAGATCCGCTAGTTGTTGTGAAGGATAAATTTGGGGAATTGATGCAAGAGGGAGTTCATGAGTATAATAGGAGACACCATTTGTTGAATTTagaaaaaaagagaaagaaaGGAATGAATATGATAGAAACAAAAGTAGGGAAGAAGAAGGACTCTGTTGATGCTCATGAACTTTCTGATGAAGATGGTGATCTTGGTGGCATATTTGATCCTGAGGAAAGGAAACGTTTTTATAAAGTTCTGTTTGAAGACAAGGCTCCATGA